The genomic interval CGGAGCCTTCTTCGCCGTCGCCCGCTTCGCCGGAGCCTTCGTCGCGGTCGTGCGCTTCGCCGGTGCCTTCTTCGCGGTGGTGCGCTTGGCGGGAGCCTTCTTCGCCGCCGCGGTGGTCCGCTTCGCCGCCGTGGTGGTCTTCCGCGCCGCGGCGGTGGTCTTCTTGCCGGCCGTGGTCCGCTTCGCCGCGGTGGCGGTCTTCTTCGCCGCCGCCGAGGTCGTGCGCTTCGCGGTACCGGTGGTCTTCTTCGCCGCCGCCGTGGTGCGCTTCGCCGTGCCGGCGCGGCCCGTCGCCGCCCGCGTGGTGGTCTTCGCGGTGGCCTTCTTCGCGGGCGCCCGCTTTGCCGGTGCCTTCTTCGCCGGCGCCTTCTTCGCCGCCGTCGCGCGCTTGGCCGGGGCCTTCTTCGCGGGCGCCTTCTTGGCCACCGACGAACTGGCGGCCTTGCGGGCCGAGGTGCCCTTGCTGGCACCCGCGGTCCGGCTGCGCGCCGCGGTCTTCTTGCCGGCAGCACTTCTCGCTACCGTGCGGGTGGCCCTGGTTGCTTCGGCCATCTGTGTTCCTCCTTGCGGGACATGCTCTCGGGGGTCTCCTCGCGGAGCACCACGGAGTTTCTCGACGCGGGCTGTCGCCGCGCCGGTCTAGCGCTCCTCCCCGGCCCAGCGGGCATCCTCGGCGTCCCACGCTTCGTTGCGCTGCTGCACCCGCTGCAGCGCCTGCTCCGCGTCGGCTCCCGAGGCGTACGGACCGAGCACGTACCTCGCCGGGCAGACGTCGGCACCGGTCTCGACCCGGTGATGACGGATGCACCAGAAGTACTGCACATCACTCCCGCTGTCGCTCATGGGGTAACTGTGCACGGCAAACCGACCAGGCGCTACCGTTTCGCGCAAAATGACAGAGCGACTTCCACAGTAGACCCGATCGGATAACCGTCACCGGGGAAACGGCAAAGTGTCGCCGTACGGGGGAAAGGCATTCTGCGACAAGGGATTCACCGCCGTCAGCGGCCGATGAAGGGGGCGAGGACGTGCTGCGCGAGCGCCGGAAAAATTTCCCCCGCCGACCGGCTCCAACCGCCGCCTCATCAGGCTGACCTGGCACTTCGCGGCGCGGAATGGAGCACAATTCGCGGTGTGGGTGGCATGCGACAGGCGGGTGGGACGGGACGGCTCGGCCGGGTCCTGTCAATCGTCGCGTCGGCCATTCTGCTGCTGCTCGTCGGCAGCGCCGCGTACACCATTATGGGTATGGCGACCGAGCCCTCGATCGAGGAACAGGCCCGACAGGAAGCGGTACGTCAGGCCGCGCTGATCGGTGACGCACTCGTGCACGGCGTCGGTGACAGCGCCGCCGCACTCGGGGAGACCGCCGCGCGGAGCGGACGGGTCGAGGTACTCAGCGTCGACGGCACCGACCGGCGCCGCTCCCCCGGCGTACGGATGGTGTTCCGGGTGCACGTGGCGATGTCCCGGCCCGCGATGGCCGGGCGGAAACAGGCCGAGGTACGGATCTGTTTCCGTCAGGTCGTCGACCAGGAACGGGCGGACTTCTCCCGGGTCGAGGTGCCGTGCCCGGACAGCCTGCTGCCCGGCATGACGCCGACGGCGGCACCGAGCGAGCCGGCCGGCCACCCCGCGCCGGCACCCGGCACCGACCCGGCCGACGCGCCCAACCCGGCGGACGCGCCCAGCCCGGCCGCCGGACCGGGCGGCTGAACCGGGCGGCTGAACCAGCACCGCGCAGACCGGGCCGATCGGTTCGGCCGGCCGGCGGGTGGTTATGGTCCTCGGCATGGCCGTCCCGGAGTACGTCGCGCGGATTCGCAAGCTCGTCGGGCACGACCTGCTCTGGCTGCCCAGTGTGAGCGCCGTGGTCTGCAACGACGCCGGGGAGCTGCTGCTGGGCCAGCGGGCCGACGACGGGCGCTGGTCGGTCGTCAGCGGCATCGTCGAGCCCGGCGAGCAGCCCGCCGAGGCGCTGGTCCGGGAGGTCTTCGAGGAGACCGGCGTACGGGTGCTGCCGGAGCGGGTGACGAGCATAGTGGCGCGCCCGCACACCTACCCCAACGGCGACCAGTGCCAGTTCCTCAACATCGGCTTCCGGTGCCGGCTGCTCGACGGCGTCGCCCGGGTCAACGACGACGAGTCGGTAGCGGTCGGCTGGTTCGCCCCCGACCGGCTGCCGCCGCTCGACGAGCACGGACGGATCACGATCACGCACGCGCTGGCTCCGGCCACCGCCGCCAGCTGGTTCGCCCCGGACTCCTCCGCCCTCTCCCGGGGCGCCCGGACGTGACCTCGGCGGCTGCCGGCCCGCCTACGGCACGCCACCCGCCGCTGACCTGATCCGCCGTCCTTCACCGGTCCGCCTGCGGCGCGTCATCCGGCCGCTGGTCCGACTCCGGATCGCCGCCCGGTCGACTGGTCCGGTACGCCGTCGGGTCGCTGTCGGTCCACTCCGGATCCGGTCGTCCCGGCAGTCGAGGTCGCCGGCCGGGTCGGTCCCGGCAGTTGGGGTCGCCGACCGGGTCGTCCCGGCAGTTGAGGTCGCCGGCCGGGTCAGTCCCGGCAGTTGGGGTCGCCGGCCGGGTCAGGCCCGCCGGGCGGCTTCGGTCCGCCCGGCCCAGTAGGCGTCGAGGCGGTCGGCCAGCTCGATCGGGTGACCGAGCATCCCGAGGTGCCCGCCGGGCATCTCGTCCGGCTCGATGCCGAGCCGCTCCCGCGCGACGCGGCGGACGAAGTCGGCCGGGAGGAAGCGGTCGTCGCGGTGCAGGAGTACCCGGGTCGGCACGTCGGGCCAGGTCGTCACCGGTACCGGGTCACCGAACGGCTTGTCGGCCTGGTGCCTGCCCCGCCGGAAGACCTCGGTCACCAGGGTTGGCGGAAGGTCGTTGGCGAACAGCGCCGCCATGTCGTCCTCGGCCCGGCCGTCACGGATGTCCTGCTCCCGCCGGGCCTGCGGATAGCCGGTGTTGGCCCACCAGTCGCCGGGCGCCTCGCCGGGCAGTGGTATCTGCGGTCCCAACAGCACCAGCAGTTCCACCGGTGTCCGGTCGCAGACCACCGGGGCGGTGAAGGCACCGAAGGAGTGCGCGACCACCACCAGCCCGCCCCGGTCTGCCGAGCCCGTCCGGTCGGCGATCGCCGCCAGCGCCGCGTCGGCGTATTCGGAGAGGCCGGCGGAGTCGTCGTCGCAGGGCAGGTCGACCGCGACCACGTCGTGGCCCCGGGCGCGCAGCTCGGCGGCCAACAGATGCCAGCACCACGAGTCGGCGGCGGCACCGTGGATGAGCAGGTAGGTCGGCGGGGTCGTCCGATCGGGTCCGGTCACCGGTTGGCCGCCAGACCCGGCCCGCCGGCCAGGCCGCCGGCTCCGCCCCGGCGCGGCCTGTCGCCGGGTATCGGCGCCGGTGCCTGGCGTTCGGCCTGCACCTGGATCTCGATCTGCGACCGGTGTGCGGCCGGGTTGTAGACCTCGTCGAGCGGACC from Plantactinospora sp. BC1 carries:
- a CDS encoding NUDIX domain-containing protein; its protein translation is MAVPEYVARIRKLVGHDLLWLPSVSAVVCNDAGELLLGQRADDGRWSVVSGIVEPGEQPAEALVREVFEETGVRVLPERVTSIVARPHTYPNGDQCQFLNIGFRCRLLDGVARVNDDESVAVGWFAPDRLPPLDEHGRITITHALAPATAASWFAPDSSALSRGART
- a CDS encoding alpha/beta fold hydrolase is translated as MTGPDRTTPPTYLLIHGAAADSWCWHLLAAELRARGHDVVAVDLPCDDDSAGLSEYADAALAAIADRTGSADRGGLVVVAHSFGAFTAPVVCDRTPVELLVLLGPQIPLPGEAPGDWWANTGYPQARREQDIRDGRAEDDMAALFANDLPPTLVTEVFRRGRHQADKPFGDPVPVTTWPDVPTRVLLHRDDRFLPADFVRRVARERLGIEPDEMPGGHLGMLGHPIELADRLDAYWAGRTEAARRA